One stretch of Actinacidiphila sp. DG2A-62 DNA includes these proteins:
- a CDS encoding type 2 lanthipeptide synthetase LanM family protein, with product MAVGDAEAVADIRFRRWRDAFADLAPDALDRQAAEYGGTPEQLRALLAEPAERLARRLAKPAWARDVERIARTAGTAATRDGGADGRTAVATGPAASPVVGPPAASEGRGTDQGRSREPHDGWQRGFARVVEPFVREALRRFDAITGGTDVGDAAGRIGADHAGDGDAGTIRAAGEIRDAGEIRAAADSTTPDVAADAHDAANPHDAVADAADPYGAADRALVRNAVRAEATRRLVRLATRVLVLELNVLRVTGRLEGDTPEDRFRCFVRHFERPGPFAALLDEYAVLARLMAATAEQVAMVHAEFLRRLAEDRPELAGRLFAGADPGPLTRVELGRGDTHAGGRSVGVVAFASGARAVYKPRPLGMHLRFNDAVDWYNRRLPASSALRTLTVVDRGEHGWVEFVDSAPCADAAAATRYFRRQGALLALLHALGGVDFHFENLIAAGDQPVPIDLETLFCADLPRSFGSPTLDGDPATTAYRESVGRVGLLPSFVVGADGQAFDAGGMGGDKDAALPYRVADWTAAGTDTMRLERVRPVLRGSGNRPRLDGTDLDAARYAAPLLEGYREGYRAILAGRRELLSADGAVTRFDRDVTRVIARPTHEYATLLAETTHPDLLRDALDRDQVFGVLWARTADDPARARLVRHEVADLWSGDVPLFTARVGSRDVRASGGATVPDLLPESGAARVAHTLAGMGERDLDDQRWIVSAHLATRPDGAEPAPPDPAPARPGAGAPAGPGAPDERQEDLARRALAAARAVADRLEASAYTDGKRLGWLGLDLWQESRWSVRPLGVDLYNGYAGIALFLAQLAHVTGEPRHAALARSALAPVVGHAREALGGGRGGEPGAEAAAGAFTGLSGVAYALAWCAALLDDAPAAELVGPLLARAAERIGPDTAHDVISGTAGCLAVAEALSAGHGPQARRLAERSAEALVAAAVPAGAALAWPGAGHVPLLGFSHGAAGAGWALLSYAARTGDDGARAAGLGAFAYEHGAYDARSGNWPDHRRTPPGSQHTWCHGAPGVGLARAAALRVQARTPGADAPPEHLADLRRALDSTARFGRHRGHSLCHGALGNLELPAAAADLGEPGARRAWALEASAAVAGIERDGPVCGTPGGVVTPGLMTGLAGIGHGLLRIAAPRQVPPVLLLAPPPLV from the coding sequence GTGGCTGTCGGTGACGCCGAGGCCGTGGCCGACATCCGCTTCCGCCGCTGGCGCGACGCCTTCGCCGACCTCGCGCCGGACGCCCTGGACCGCCAGGCGGCCGAGTACGGCGGCACGCCGGAACAGCTCAGGGCGCTGCTCGCCGAACCGGCCGAACGCCTCGCACGGCGGCTGGCCAAGCCCGCCTGGGCCCGGGACGTCGAGCGGATCGCGAGGACGGCGGGGACGGCGGCGACCCGGGACGGCGGTGCGGACGGCCGTACCGCCGTCGCGACGGGTCCGGCGGCGAGTCCGGTGGTGGGCCCGCCCGCGGCGTCGGAGGGCCGGGGCACAGACCAGGGCCGTTCGCGGGAACCGCACGACGGATGGCAGCGCGGCTTCGCCCGCGTCGTCGAACCGTTCGTGCGCGAGGCCCTGCGCCGGTTCGACGCGATCACGGGCGGGACGGACGTGGGGGACGCCGCCGGCAGGATCGGGGCGGACCACGCCGGGGACGGGGACGCCGGGACGATCCGCGCCGCCGGCGAAATCCGCGACGCCGGCGAGATCCGCGCCGCCGCGGACTCCACCACCCCCGACGTCGCGGCGGACGCCCACGACGCAGCCAACCCCCACGACGCCGTGGCCGACGCGGCGGACCCGTACGGCGCCGCCGACCGCGCGCTGGTCAGGAACGCGGTGCGCGCCGAGGCAACCCGGCGGCTGGTGCGCCTCGCCACCCGGGTGCTCGTGCTCGAACTGAACGTTCTGCGCGTCACCGGACGGCTGGAGGGCGACACGCCGGAGGACCGCTTCCGGTGCTTCGTCCGGCACTTCGAGCGCCCCGGGCCGTTCGCCGCGCTGCTCGACGAGTACGCGGTGCTGGCCCGCCTGATGGCGGCGACGGCCGAGCAAGTGGCCATGGTCCACGCGGAGTTCCTGCGGCGGCTGGCCGAGGACCGGCCGGAGCTGGCGGGGCGGCTGTTCGCCGGCGCGGACCCGGGCCCCCTCACCCGCGTCGAACTGGGCAGGGGCGACACCCACGCCGGCGGCCGGTCCGTGGGCGTCGTCGCCTTCGCCTCCGGCGCCCGCGCCGTCTACAAGCCCCGGCCGCTGGGCATGCACCTGCGTTTCAACGACGCCGTCGACTGGTACAACCGGCGGCTGCCCGCCTCCTCGGCCCTGCGGACGCTGACCGTCGTGGACCGCGGGGAGCACGGCTGGGTCGAGTTCGTCGACTCCGCGCCCTGCGCGGACGCCGCCGCGGCGACCCGCTACTTCCGCCGCCAGGGCGCGCTGCTCGCGCTCCTGCACGCCCTCGGCGGCGTCGACTTCCACTTCGAGAACCTGATCGCGGCCGGCGACCAGCCCGTCCCGATCGACCTCGAAACGCTCTTCTGCGCCGACCTGCCGCGCTCCTTCGGCAGCCCGACGCTGGACGGCGACCCGGCCACGACGGCCTACCGCGAGTCGGTGGGCCGGGTCGGGCTGCTGCCCTCCTTTGTCGTCGGCGCCGACGGGCAGGCGTTCGACGCGGGCGGCATGGGGGGCGACAAGGACGCGGCCCTGCCGTACCGCGTCGCGGACTGGACCGCGGCGGGCACCGACACGATGCGCCTGGAACGGGTCCGGCCGGTGCTGCGCGGCTCCGGCAACCGGCCCCGGCTCGACGGCACGGACCTGGACGCGGCGCGGTACGCCGCCCCGCTGCTGGAGGGCTACCGCGAGGGCTACCGCGCGATCCTCGCCGGGCGGCGGGAACTGCTGTCCGCCGACGGGGCGGTGACCCGCTTCGACCGCGACGTCACGCGCGTCATCGCGCGCCCCACCCACGAGTACGCGACGCTGCTCGCCGAGACCACGCACCCGGACCTGCTGCGCGACGCGCTCGACCGGGACCAGGTGTTCGGCGTGCTGTGGGCCAGGACGGCGGACGATCCGGCCCGCGCCCGGCTGGTCCGGCACGAGGTGGCGGACCTGTGGTCGGGCGACGTCCCGCTGTTCACCGCCCGCGTCGGCTCCCGCGACGTGCGCGCGTCCGGCGGGGCGACCGTCCCCGACCTGCTGCCGGAGTCCGGCGCGGCCCGCGTCGCGCACACCCTCGCCGGCATGGGCGAACGCGACCTCGACGACCAGCGGTGGATCGTCTCGGCGCACCTGGCCACGCGCCCGGACGGAGCCGAGCCGGCACCGCCCGACCCGGCCCCCGCGCGTCCGGGAGCGGGCGCACCGGCCGGGCCGGGCGCACCGGACGAGCGGCAGGAGGACCTGGCCCGGCGGGCGTTGGCCGCCGCGCGGGCCGTCGCGGACCGCCTGGAGGCGTCGGCGTACACCGACGGCAAGCGCCTGGGCTGGCTCGGCCTCGATCTGTGGCAGGAATCGCGCTGGTCGGTACGGCCGCTGGGCGTCGACCTGTACAACGGGTACGCGGGCATCGCCCTGTTCCTGGCGCAACTCGCACACGTCACCGGCGAACCGCGCCACGCCGCCCTCGCCCGCAGCGCCCTGGCGCCGGTGGTCGGTCACGCCCGGGAGGCGCTCGGCGGCGGTCGTGGCGGCGAGCCCGGCGCCGAGGCCGCCGCGGGGGCGTTCACCGGACTGAGCGGCGTCGCGTACGCGCTCGCCTGGTGCGCGGCGCTGCTCGACGACGCGCCCGCCGCCGAACTGGTCGGACCGCTGCTGGCACGCGCCGCGGAACGGATCGGGCCGGACACCGCCCACGACGTCATCAGCGGCACCGCCGGCTGCCTCGCGGTCGCCGAGGCCCTGTCGGCCGGCCACGGCCCGCAGGCGCGGCGGCTGGCCGAGCGCAGCGCCGAGGCGCTGGTCGCCGCCGCGGTGCCGGCCGGCGCCGCGCTGGCGTGGCCGGGCGCCGGGCACGTCCCGCTGCTCGGCTTCTCGCACGGCGCGGCCGGTGCGGGCTGGGCGCTGCTGTCGTACGCCGCGAGGACCGGCGACGACGGCGCCAGGGCCGCGGGACTGGGCGCGTTCGCGTACGAGCACGGCGCGTACGACGCCCGGTCGGGCAACTGGCCCGACCACCGCAGGACGCCGCCGGGCAGCCAGCACACCTGGTGCCACGGAGCCCCCGGCGTCGGCCTCGCCCGAGCCGCGGCCCTGCGCGTCCAGGCACGGACGCCAGGGGCCGACGCCCCGCCCGAACACCTCGCGGACCTGCGGCGCGCGCTCGACAGCACCGCGCGCTTCGGCCGGCACCGCGGGCACAGCCTGTGCCACGGCGCGCTGGGGAACCTCGAACTGCCGGCCGCGGCCGCCGACCTCGGCGAGCCGGGGGCCCGCCGCGCCTGGGCCCTGGAGGCGTCCGCCGCGGTGGCGGGGATCGAGCGGGACGGGCCGGTGTGCGGCACCCCGGGCGGTGTGGTCACGCCGGGGCTGATGACCGGTCTGGCCGGGATCGGCCACGGCCTGCTCCGGATCGCCGCTCCCCGGCAGGTGCCGCCGGTCCTCCTGCTGGCACCGCCGCCCCTCGTCTGA
- a CDS encoding class III lanthionine synthetase LanKC N-terminal domain-containing protein, which translates to MSIDVFTLADPDVYLPPSAVPDRAPRLRPGAVPPDWSDSRTGWWTQWAPAGGPRFADSDLRVHADAYREPLQPVLDAFAAACFALGVPFRHVTHPEAHRRLNHPRGSRAQAGRFAVAAPADAAASDALLRALRATALFETESAPPTGERRDGPSPAHLGRSLSVLRAGRTPDPSRAAISPDGTPSGRTR; encoded by the coding sequence GTGAGCATCGACGTCTTCACCCTCGCCGACCCCGACGTCTACCTGCCGCCGTCCGCCGTCCCGGACCGCGCCCCGCGTCTGCGGCCGGGCGCCGTGCCGCCGGACTGGAGCGATTCGCGCACCGGGTGGTGGACGCAGTGGGCGCCGGCGGGCGGACCGCGGTTCGCCGACAGCGACCTGCGCGTCCACGCCGACGCGTACCGGGAGCCGCTGCAGCCGGTGCTGGACGCGTTCGCCGCGGCCTGCTTCGCGCTCGGCGTGCCGTTCCGGCACGTCACGCACCCGGAGGCGCACCGCCGGCTGAACCACCCGCGCGGATCGCGGGCGCAGGCCGGCAGGTTCGCCGTGGCGGCTCCCGCCGACGCCGCCGCGTCGGACGCCCTGCTGCGGGCCCTGCGCGCCACGGCGCTCTTCGAGACCGAGTCCGCCCCGCCGACCGGGGAGCGCCGCGACGGGCCGTCGCCCGCGCACCTCGGGCGGAGCCTGTCCGTCCTCCGCGCGGGGCGCACGCCCGACCCATCGCGCGCCGCGATCAGCCCGGACGGCACGCCGTCCGGGAGGACTCGCTGA
- a CDS encoding protein kinase/lanthionine synthetase C family protein, with translation MGGLPPAPTPPPGYEVRRLKAAGPSGYAFTARDVLSGADVFVKQVLAPAGPAGHGFPSVARLHEEWRVLTRLHREAPGLCPRPLALVEDGAYPYLLTECVPGVPLTSWAVAHSPLADPAATAEDWARYHRRVADLLVRLERDLRRLWLLGCPADAVQARDVLVDGADRIRLTGGHLPAHTAGAGPSRRSAPAADPSATAARLGLLLLTPLAPVAERHPGALAHIRRDLTARAPVPSELWRRVTRPAGPPVDGVAGDAFPGPEQVDLPGPEQVDADERGALAELRDRVARGILDAAADRPWGVFPTVPQGYETNTLGVAYGTAGVLHALRAAGADVPEWIVRRLRADALARADALAPGLYSGLAGIAWVLADLGYPEEACELLGAADRHPLTRESATLAWGAAGVALAHLALYGHTRDASHLDRARALTALLESGAARLLGPHDMTGLWYGRTGLAYALQQVAAVTGEDRPLRDGLRLLHAELDRARESGGELVFPVSAKDRRGVYYLYCGTAGFLTAASRQLAAAPDERLARAVPKLVAKASMTYVAHAGLFQGLAGLGFALAECGRLLDDERARAASWRSARTLFAHALPSGRAVRFLGDLRLRHSCELWSGASGVLLFLSHLLRPRPDPLFSVDALAGRAGPASPKSPEPAASPESPARTSQMSARRPTARQP, from the coding sequence ATGGGCGGCCTCCCGCCCGCTCCGACACCGCCGCCCGGCTACGAGGTGCGGCGGCTCAAAGCGGCCGGTCCGTCCGGGTACGCGTTCACCGCGCGCGACGTGCTCAGCGGCGCCGACGTCTTCGTGAAGCAGGTGCTCGCGCCCGCAGGGCCCGCCGGCCACGGCTTCCCGTCGGTCGCGCGGCTGCACGAGGAGTGGCGGGTCCTGACCAGGCTGCACCGCGAGGCGCCCGGCCTGTGCCCGCGTCCGCTGGCCCTCGTCGAGGACGGCGCGTATCCGTATCTGCTGACCGAGTGCGTCCCGGGCGTGCCGCTGACCTCCTGGGCCGTCGCCCACAGTCCGCTGGCCGATCCGGCAGCCACCGCGGAGGACTGGGCGCGCTACCACCGGCGCGTCGCGGACCTGCTGGTCAGGCTCGAACGCGACCTGCGGCGGCTGTGGCTCCTGGGCTGCCCGGCGGACGCGGTCCAGGCGCGTGACGTCCTCGTCGACGGCGCCGACCGGATCCGGCTGACCGGGGGTCACCTCCCCGCGCACACCGCGGGCGCCGGCCCGTCGCGCCGGTCCGCTCCCGCCGCCGACCCGTCCGCGACGGCCGCGCGCCTGGGCCTGCTCCTGCTGACACCGCTGGCCCCGGTGGCCGAGCGCCACCCGGGCGCGTTGGCGCACATCCGGCGCGACCTCACCGCGCGGGCCCCGGTGCCCTCGGAGCTGTGGCGCCGCGTCACGCGCCCGGCGGGGCCGCCTGTCGACGGCGTGGCGGGCGACGCCTTCCCCGGCCCGGAACAGGTCGACCTCCCCGGCCCGGAACAGGTCGACGCCGACGAGCGCGGCGCCCTCGCCGAGCTGCGCGACCGGGTCGCGCGGGGCATCCTCGACGCGGCGGCCGACCGGCCCTGGGGCGTCTTCCCGACCGTTCCGCAGGGCTACGAGACCAACACGCTCGGCGTGGCCTACGGCACCGCCGGGGTCCTCCACGCCCTGCGCGCCGCGGGCGCGGACGTGCCGGAGTGGATCGTCAGGCGGCTGCGCGCGGACGCGCTGGCGCGGGCCGACGCGCTCGCGCCCGGGCTGTACTCGGGTCTCGCCGGCATCGCCTGGGTGCTGGCCGACCTCGGGTACCCCGAGGAGGCGTGCGAGCTGCTCGGCGCGGCCGACCGCCATCCGCTGACCCGCGAGTCGGCCACCCTCGCGTGGGGCGCGGCCGGGGTCGCCCTGGCGCACCTCGCCCTGTACGGCCACACCCGCGACGCCTCCCACCTCGACCGCGCCCGGGCGCTGACGGCGCTGCTCGAAAGCGGGGCGGCCCGGCTGCTCGGCCCGCACGACATGACCGGCCTGTGGTACGGGCGCACCGGTCTCGCGTACGCCCTCCAGCAGGTGGCGGCCGTCACCGGCGAGGACCGCCCGCTGCGCGACGGCCTGCGGCTGCTGCACGCCGAGCTGGACCGGGCGAGGGAGTCCGGCGGCGAACTCGTCTTCCCGGTCTCCGCGAAGGACCGCAGGGGCGTGTACTACCTGTACTGCGGCACCGCGGGCTTCCTCACCGCCGCCTCCCGCCAACTGGCCGCCGCCCCGGACGAGCGGCTCGCCCGCGCCGTCCCGAAGCTCGTCGCCAAGGCGTCCATGACGTACGTGGCGCACGCCGGGCTCTTCCAGGGGCTCGCGGGGCTGGGGTTCGCCCTGGCCGAGTGCGGGCGGCTGCTGGACGACGAGCGGGCGCGGGCGGCCTCGTGGCGGTCGGCGCGGACGCTGTTCGCCCACGCGCTGCCCAGTGGCCGCGCCGTCCGCTTCCTCGGCGACCTGCGGCTGCGGCACAGCTGCGAGCTGTGGAGCGGGGCGTCCGGCGTGCTGCTCTTCCTGTCGCACCTGCTGCGCCCGCGCCCCGACCCGCTCTTCAGCGTCGACGCGCTCGCCGGCCGCGCCGGCCCGGCGTCCCCGAAGTCGCCGGAGCCCGCAGCGTCCCCGGAGTCCCCGGCGCGCACCTCCCAGATGTCCGCCCGTCGCCCGACGGCGCGGCAGCCCTGA
- the lanKC gene encoding class III lanthionine synthetase LanKC yields the protein MIEQTYAMADPDYYAPVETLADRGRVYAPSKVPPGWHSADRHLWRSWGRQNATLPDQGWKVHVSARAERIPAVLDVVAEECFGRDIAFKHVVAERFVLLLQHKHASRTQSGKLIVAYPPDERAAGALMSALAARLESEQGQFILTDRRYGDSRVVHYRYGSFTPRRRLLPDGTGTPVLRDGRGRLVADRREPRFHLPEGITDPFAAGAAPAAPGTSFHGFAFERALRHSNGGGAYAAREIATGRKVFVKEARDHTGLSWDGLTAVERARREWEILRTLHRAHPGICPEPIAYFREWEHEFLVTEFVEGVTLTSWVAAHSPVTRVEAGPLECERYTADCEAIIASLEGQLRSLHASGYLFGDVSPGNVLVGEGARPRLVDFEAARGLHERAVSVATDGYAPSAGLVGDDPTVHDLYGVSALVRLMLGPTFAVADRCPHSLDHLRADLQDRMAVPAALWERAVRYHPADGPAPLPGPGEVAADPERHVRGLRDEVARALTAMADPERADTLFPTVPDGYASNTVCVAYGSAGVLHALRHGGVAVDERVVARFRRDALAAAESRPPGLHVGLAGIAWVLADHGRLDEARDLLAAATAHPLTAGRAGFGEGAAGVAMTHLSLFGHTGDERHVETAERLLSALPEDDAELAALLDRDDPTGWLHGRCGIAWALLPLAAVTGDARHLRRGVRLLHRELDRATPGASGSPHFPASAKDRRSMPYLFCGTAGMLRTVARYTRACGDERLASVEGDLLPRLRTTYTVMPGLYQGLAGLGFALADHAGVSGDQASARSALRTARALFKYAVPGDTGVRFHGERLKRFSADLWSGGAGILLFLDQVLDAGDDRLFSLDRLSARLGASVGVGVGAGANTGAARGPGRARIG from the coding sequence ATGATCGAACAGACATACGCGATGGCCGACCCCGACTACTACGCGCCCGTCGAGACCCTCGCGGACCGCGGCCGGGTGTACGCCCCGTCGAAGGTCCCGCCCGGCTGGCACAGCGCCGACCGCCACCTGTGGCGCTCCTGGGGGCGCCAGAACGCGACGCTCCCGGACCAGGGCTGGAAGGTGCACGTCTCGGCCCGCGCCGAGCGGATCCCCGCCGTCCTCGACGTGGTCGCCGAGGAGTGCTTCGGCCGCGACATCGCCTTCAAGCACGTCGTGGCCGAGCGGTTCGTCCTGCTGCTCCAGCACAAGCACGCCTCCCGGACGCAGAGCGGCAAGCTCATCGTGGCCTACCCGCCCGACGAACGCGCCGCCGGAGCGCTCATGAGCGCCCTGGCCGCCCGACTGGAGTCCGAGCAGGGGCAGTTCATCCTCACCGACCGCCGCTACGGCGACTCGCGGGTGGTCCACTACCGCTACGGCTCCTTCACCCCCCGCCGCCGCCTGCTGCCGGACGGCACCGGCACACCGGTGCTGCGCGACGGCCGCGGGCGGCTCGTGGCCGACCGCCGCGAGCCGCGCTTCCACCTGCCCGAGGGGATCACCGACCCGTTCGCGGCCGGCGCCGCGCCCGCGGCGCCCGGCACCTCCTTCCACGGCTTCGCCTTCGAGCGGGCCCTGCGCCACAGCAACGGCGGCGGCGCCTACGCGGCACGGGAGATCGCCACCGGGCGGAAGGTCTTCGTCAAGGAGGCCCGCGACCACACCGGGCTCTCCTGGGACGGCCTGACCGCCGTCGAGCGCGCCCGGCGCGAGTGGGAGATCCTGCGGACCCTGCACCGCGCGCACCCCGGGATCTGCCCCGAGCCGATCGCCTACTTCCGGGAGTGGGAACACGAGTTCCTGGTCACCGAGTTCGTCGAAGGCGTCACGCTCACCTCGTGGGTCGCCGCCCACAGTCCGGTGACCCGGGTGGAGGCCGGGCCGCTGGAGTGCGAGCGGTACACGGCCGACTGCGAGGCGATCATCGCCTCGCTGGAGGGCCAGCTGCGGTCCTTGCACGCGTCCGGCTACCTCTTCGGCGACGTCAGCCCAGGCAACGTCCTGGTCGGCGAGGGCGCCCGGCCCCGGCTGGTGGACTTCGAGGCGGCCCGCGGCCTGCACGAGCGGGCCGTCTCCGTGGCCACCGACGGTTACGCGCCGTCCGCCGGCCTGGTCGGGGACGACCCGACGGTCCATGACCTGTACGGGGTCTCGGCGCTCGTCCGGCTGATGCTCGGCCCGACGTTCGCCGTCGCCGACCGCTGCCCCCACTCGCTGGACCATCTGCGGGCCGACCTTCAGGACCGGATGGCGGTGCCCGCCGCGCTGTGGGAGCGGGCCGTCCGCTACCACCCGGCCGACGGGCCGGCGCCGCTCCCCGGCCCCGGCGAGGTGGCGGCCGACCCGGAGCGCCATGTCCGCGGGCTGCGCGACGAGGTGGCGCGGGCGCTGACCGCGATGGCCGACCCGGAGCGCGCGGACACGCTGTTCCCCACCGTCCCCGACGGCTACGCCAGCAACACCGTCTGCGTCGCCTACGGTTCCGCGGGCGTCCTGCACGCGCTGCGGCACGGCGGCGTCGCCGTGGACGAGCGGGTCGTCGCGCGTTTTCGCCGCGACGCGCTGGCCGCGGCGGAGAGCCGGCCGCCAGGGCTGCACGTGGGACTGGCCGGCATCGCCTGGGTGCTGGCCGACCACGGCCGGCTCGACGAGGCGCGCGACCTGCTCGCCGCCGCGACCGCGCACCCGCTGACCGCCGGGCGGGCGGGCTTCGGCGAGGGCGCCGCCGGGGTGGCCATGACCCATCTGTCGCTCTTCGGCCACACCGGCGACGAGCGGCACGTCGAGACCGCGGAGCGGCTGCTGTCGGCGCTGCCGGAGGACGACGCGGAGCTGGCGGCGCTGCTCGACCGCGACGACCCGACCGGCTGGCTGCACGGCCGGTGCGGCATCGCGTGGGCGCTGCTGCCGCTGGCCGCGGTCACCGGGGACGCCCGCCACCTGCGGCGCGGGGTGCGGCTGTTGCACCGGGAGCTCGACCGGGCGACGCCGGGGGCGTCGGGGTCGCCGCACTTCCCGGCGTCGGCGAAGGACCGCAGGTCGATGCCGTACCTGTTCTGCGGCACCGCGGGGATGCTGCGCACCGTCGCCCGGTACACGCGGGCGTGCGGGGACGAGCGCCTGGCGTCCGTCGAGGGCGACCTGCTGCCGCGGCTGCGCACCACGTACACCGTCATGCCGGGCCTCTACCAGGGCCTGGCCGGACTCGGCTTCGCGCTCGCCGACCACGCGGGCGTCAGCGGCGACCAGGCGTCCGCCCGCTCCGCGCTGCGCACGGCCAGGGCCCTGTTCAAGTACGCGGTCCCCGGCGACACCGGGGTCAGGTTCCACGGCGAGCGGCTCAAGCGCTTCAGCGCGGACCTGTGGAGCGGCGGGGCGGGGATTCTGCTCTTCCTCGACCAGGTCCTCGACGCGGGCGACGACCGGCTGTTCAGCCTGGACCGGCTGAGCGCGCGCCTCGGCGCGAGCGTGGGCGTGGGCGTGGGCGCGGGCGCGAACACGGGCGCGGCGCGCGGCCCCGGCCGCGCGAGGATCGGCTGA
- a CDS encoding MMPL family transporter, which yields MTVGKTATRGVARGRAVPWALLGLWVAALVLVLPFAAKLGGVQHDRATDYLPSSADSTQVARIQDALPGGESTEMVIVYHRGGGLSAADRRVAAGQVEEIARAHALVGGVPEGVASHDGTTLMYPVVSNEPGSDEKLRDALVEDVRSIARDQGGLSVDVGGTAALSTDAGKVYNSLGGPLLYTTVAVVALLLILIYRSPVLWLVPLVVAGVADATSMGVAYGLNQAFGTTVTGQSSGVMTILVFGAGTDYALLLVSRYREELRRIERPYEAMVAALRGCGPAVLASSGTVAAGLLCLLAADLNSSRGMGPLGTAGVLCALIAMLTLLPALLVLLGRRVFWPLVPVYGSEPKQRRSLFAAMGDSAGRRPLTVLATGAVLLGALALGTLNLPGAVKQEDSFVTRPEAVTAMETLAKAFPDRGTQPIDVITPADRVDRTLAAIRDTRGVESAEKGRAADGWAEISVIAKDAPQSAGETATITTLRGELKGSYVGGDSAEQIDLENTNSRDTKIVVPLVLVSVLLILLVLLRSLVAPLVLVAAVVAVWGAALGIGGLAFGPVLGLKGTDPGLPLLSFVFLVALGVDYGIFLMHRMREESLAGAEPGAAALTALRSTGAVIASAGLVLAATFAVLMNMGLVQLVELGFVIAVGVLLDTFLVRTYLVTSASVALRRRMWWPGSLSREPAPGAAPSEPTEPPHRPEQVGAP from the coding sequence ATGACGGTCGGGAAGACGGCCACGAGAGGCGTGGCGCGCGGGCGGGCTGTGCCCTGGGCGCTGCTCGGGCTATGGGTGGCCGCGCTGGTGCTGGTCCTCCCGTTCGCGGCGAAGCTCGGAGGGGTGCAGCACGACCGGGCCACCGACTACCTGCCCTCCAGCGCCGACTCGACCCAGGTGGCCCGGATACAGGACGCGCTGCCCGGCGGCGAGAGCACCGAGATGGTGATCGTGTACCACCGCGGCGGCGGGCTGAGCGCCGCCGACCGGCGGGTGGCGGCCGGGCAGGTCGAGGAGATCGCCAGAGCGCACGCGCTGGTCGGCGGAGTGCCCGAGGGGGTCGCGTCGCACGACGGCACGACCCTGATGTACCCCGTCGTCAGCAACGAGCCCGGGAGCGACGAGAAGCTACGGGACGCGCTCGTCGAGGACGTCCGGAGCATCGCCCGCGACCAGGGCGGGCTGAGCGTCGACGTGGGCGGCACCGCGGCGCTCAGCACCGACGCCGGGAAGGTCTACAACTCGCTCGGCGGCCCGCTGCTCTACACCACCGTCGCCGTCGTCGCCCTCCTGCTGATCCTGATCTACCGCAGCCCGGTGCTGTGGCTCGTGCCGCTCGTCGTCGCCGGCGTCGCCGACGCCACGTCGATGGGTGTCGCTTACGGGCTCAACCAGGCCTTCGGAACCACCGTCACGGGCCAGAGCTCCGGCGTGATGACGATCCTCGTGTTCGGCGCCGGCACCGACTACGCGCTGCTCCTCGTCTCCCGCTACCGGGAGGAGCTGCGGCGCATCGAGCGCCCGTACGAGGCCATGGTCGCCGCCCTGCGCGGCTGCGGGCCCGCCGTGCTCGCCTCCTCCGGCACCGTCGCCGCCGGGCTGCTGTGCCTGCTCGCCGCCGACCTCAACAGCAGCCGCGGCATGGGCCCGCTCGGCACAGCCGGCGTGCTGTGCGCGCTGATCGCGATGCTGACGCTGCTCCCCGCGCTCCTCGTACTGCTCGGGCGGCGGGTCTTCTGGCCGCTGGTGCCGGTCTACGGCAGCGAACCGAAACAGCGGCGGAGCCTCTTCGCGGCGATGGGCGACTCCGCCGGACGCAGGCCGCTGACCGTGCTGGCGACCGGAGCCGTCCTGCTCGGCGCACTCGCCCTCGGCACGCTCAACCTGCCGGGAGCGGTCAAGCAGGAGGACTCCTTCGTCACCAGGCCGGAGGCCGTCACCGCCATGGAGACCCTCGCCAAAGCCTTTCCCGACCGCGGCACCCAGCCCATCGACGTGATCACCCCGGCGGACCGCGTCGACCGCACCCTCGCCGCGATCCGGGACACCCGCGGCGTCGAGAGCGCCGAGAAGGGCCGCGCCGCAGACGGCTGGGCCGAGATCTCCGTCATCGCGAAGGACGCGCCCCAGTCGGCGGGAGAGACGGCCACCATCACGACCCTGCGCGGCGAGCTGAAGGGCTCGTACGTCGGCGGGGACAGCGCCGAGCAGATCGACCTGGAGAACACCAACAGCCGGGACACGAAGATCGTCGTACCCCTGGTCCTCGTCTCGGTGCTGCTCATCCTGCTGGTCCTGCTGCGCAGCCTCGTCGCGCCGCTCGTCCTGGTGGCCGCCGTGGTCGCGGTCTGGGGTGCGGCCCTCGGGATCGGCGGCCTGGCCTTCGGGCCGGTCCTCGGCCTCAAGGGAACCGATCCGGGGCTCCCGCTGCTGTCCTTCGTCTTCCTCGTCGCGCTCGGCGTCGACTACGGCATCTTCCTCATGCACCGGATGCGGGAGGAGTCCCTGGCCGGCGCGGAACCGGGCGCCGCCGCGCTCACCGCCCTGCGGAGCACGGGCGCCGTCATCGCCTCGGCCGGGCTGGTCCTCGCCGCGACCTTCGCCGTGCTGATGAACATGGGGCTCGTGCAACTCGTCGAACTCGGCTTCGTGATCGCCGTCGGCGTGCTCCTCGACACCTTCCTCGTACGGACGTATCTGGTGACCAGTGCCAGCGTCGCCCTGCGCCGGAGGATGTGGTGGCCGGGCAGCCTCTCCCGCGAACCCGCGCCCGGCGCCGCGCCGTCCGAACCGACGGAGCCGCCGCACCGTCCGGAACAGGTCGGCGCGCCCTGA